In Camelina sativa cultivar DH55 chromosome 16, Cs, whole genome shotgun sequence, a single window of DNA contains:
- the LOC104751979 gene encoding cyclin-dependent kinase inhibitor 1-like — protein MVRKCRKGKGLVEAGVSSTYMQLRSRRIVYIRSEKANSSVGDINNGVLSSCCGSNEYNNNKNIDLEEEDKDGDTETSTYRRSTKRKLFENLREDDKATSKSMENYSLEFEPMVKESSDSCCSGRVAKEEEKTAEMPTVSEIEDFFAEAEKQHLSKKFEKKYNFDFEKEKPLEGRYEWVKLE, from the exons ATGGTGAGGAAATGTAGGAAAGGTAAAGGATTAGTGGAAGCTGGAGTTTCGTCGACGTATATGCAGCTTCGTAGCCGGAGAATCGTTTATATCAGATCGGAGAAAGCTAATAGCTCCGTCGGTGATATTAATAATGGAGTTTTGTCGTCTTGTTGTGGGAGCAatgaatataataataataagaacatAGATCTGGAg GAGGAGGATAAAGATGGTGACACTGAAACGTCGACGTATCGACG GAGTACGAAGAGGAAGCTGTTTGAGAATTTGAGAGAAGACGACAAAGCGACAAGCAAATCAATGGAGAATTATTCATTGGAATTTGAACCTATGGTTAAAGAGTCGTCAGATAGTTGTTGTAGCGGGAGAGTAgcgaaggaggaagagaagacgGCGGAGATGCCAACGGTATCAGAAATCGAAGATTTTTTCGCGGAGGCTGAGAAACAACATCTCAGTAAAAAATTCGAGAAGAA gTATAATTTCGATTTTGAGAAGGAGAAGCCATTAGAAGGACGTTACGAATGGGTTAAGttagagtga
- the LOC104753949 gene encoding uncharacterized protein LOC104753949: MQRSHNEAGSSGMVDHLVDQIQFSGYMSILSGGQWLHDCCICGVSLLVVDSKGPLMDHIQNARSDEEGVIGDVVPPNADQQFKHLRFDVGSNSRNVVLPVDHIQIQRSHNEVGPSRMVDHLVDQFPGYMSILSGGQWLQDCCICGVSLSISWCSRCGHLFKLPVRKSSFSDKFVNQLMDHSLIPINSCPVAINVSFCLNSPLSFSLLFLLLSQW; the protein is encoded by the exons ATGCAAAG GTCTCATAACGAAGCAGGTTCTTCTGGGATGGTTGATCATTTGGTGGACCAGATTCAATTTTCAGGGTACATGTCTATCTTGTCTGGTGGACAATGGTTACATGACTGTTGCATTTGTGGAGTATCCTTGTTGGTTGTTGATTCAAAAGGACCTCTGATGGACCACATCCAAAATGCGAG GTCTGACGAAGAAGGAGTGATTGGTGATGTTGTGCCTCCTAACGCTGACCAACAATTCAAACATTTAAG GTTTGATGTAGGTTCTAACTCTAGAAATGTTGTTCTCCCAGTGGACCATATCCAAATACAAAG GTCTCATAACGAAGTAGGTCCTTCTCGGATGGTTGATCATTTGGTGGACCAGTTTCCAGGGTACATGTCTATCTTGTCTGGTGGACAATGGTTACAAGACTGTTGCATTTGTGGAGTATCCTTGTCTATTTCGTGGTGTAGTCGTTGTGGTCATCTCTTTAAACTACCGGTCCGAAAAAGCTCCTTCTCTGATAAATTTGTCAACCAGCTTATGGACCATAGCCTCATTCCCATTAATTCATGTCCAGTCGCTATTAATGTTAGCTTTTGTTTGAATTCTCCCCTAAGCTTTtcccttctctttcttctattAAGCCAATGGTAA